A section of the Leucoraja erinacea ecotype New England chromosome 31, Leri_hhj_1, whole genome shotgun sequence genome encodes:
- the alad gene encoding delta-aminolevulinic acid dehydratase, which translates to MQSGSLLHAGYSHPSLRAWQTCATTFTANNLIYPIFVTDDANAVEPIASLPGQARYGVNKLEAMLRPLVDQGLACVLIFGVPTKVTKDERGSGADVQDTPAILAIQKLRSTFPELLIACDVCLCPYTDHGHCGILREDGTLNNEASCHRLAEVALSYAKAGCHIVAPSDMMDGRVGSIKQALVSNDLGNKVSLMSYSAKFASCFYGPFRDAALSKPAFGDRKCYQLPPGARGLAMRAVGRDVEEGADVLMVKPGMPYLDMIREVKNKYPSHPLAVYHVSGEFAMLWHGAQAGGRLTCKRP; encoded by the exons ATGCAGTCCGGATCGCTGCTCCACGCTGGCTACTCGCACCCCTCACTCCGCGCCTGGCAGACATGCGCCACCACCTTCACCGCCAACAACCTCATCTACCCCATCTTTGTAAC TGATGATGCGAATGctgtggaacccattgccagCCTCCCAGGACAAGCCAG GTATGGAGTCAATAAGCTGGAGGCGATGCTGCGGCCTCTTGTCGACCAGGGGCTGGCTTGTGTGTTGATCTTTGGAGTTCCAACCAAAGTCACCAAG GATGAGAGAGGGTCAGGAGCAGATGTTCAGGACACACCGGCCATCCTGGCCATTCAGAAACTCCGCAGCACATTCCCAGAGCTGCTGATCGCCTGTGATGTCTGTCTCTGCCCATACACTGACCACGGCCACTGTG GAATACTACGTGAGGATGGGACTTTGAACAATGAAGCAAGCTGCCACCGGCTTGCAGAGGTGGCACTATCCTACGCCAAGGCAG GTTGTCACATCGTGGCCCCCTCTGATATGATGGACGGCAGAGTGGGCTCCATAAAGCAGGCCCTCGTCTCCAATGACTTGGGAAACAAG GTTTCCctgatgagctacagtgccaagTTTGCTTCGTGTTTCTATGGGCCGTTCCG AGACGCTGCCCTGTCCAAGCCGGCCTTTGGAGATCGCAAATGCTACCAGCTGCCCCCGGGTGCCCGAGGTCTCGCCATGCGGGCCGTG GGCCGTGACGTGGAGGAGGGGGCCGATGTGCTGATGGTGAAGCCGGGAATGCCGTACCTGGACATGATCCGTGAGGTGAAGAACAAG tatccCAGCCACCCGCTGGCAGTGTACCACGTGTCGGGGGAGTTTGCGATGCTGTGGCACGGGGCCCAGGCGGGGGGGCGTTTGACCTGCAAACGGCCGTAA